The region agtgtgcaatggtacaaaacatatggaaccaaatttgcacggtaaatgaagCACagtggcaaatgggatgaatgataaatatcacgtgacatacaaaccaccgatcaaatgacaaggatctattcaagcGTTatataaaatccactgaacatcAGCCAACTTTAACCATTACTTAGGACataaagcattcagcacagtctaaattatttattattatcatttattaatCAGCCAACAATAATAAACCTcaactgtttttactgtttttcAGAAATGGATGCGATTCTTGCGGAGGGAGATAGACCACTATAACGACCGAAAGGAGGCCCAAATTCCGAGGTACAAGAATGTAATTTATGATAAACGTGGTCATTGGACAAGCAAATTCTCAGTCTATACAGTGGCatgaaaaagtttgggcacctgTGGGCTTTTACATATTTTTAGTTCATGAGTTTGTGGTATTATTGATTCTCCATCATGCATCTATCATACGTCAACTTCTACATCGGACCTCTCCTTCTCCCAGGGGTCTTACTGGATTATTATTAGAGTGCAAACTAAACCCATAATACCACAAACGAATGGAGTCAGAATTTTGAATTTATATCCACAATTCTGATAAAAAGTGAGAATTTTAAAAACTGGACCAAAGTTGCAGAAACGCTTCTCTGGTTCAGCAagggatcaaatctaggctcagatCTCCCATATGCTGTCTAAAAAAACTATGTGAAATTTCATATGTGCTCTTAGAAAATATTTCTCCCTTCCACTCCAAGGTGAGACTATATAACTGGTGATGACTCAACCAACAAAGGCTGCACTGTGCACATTCACAAAAGTACAGAATTAAATCAGACTTatcttgggtgtcttggtggcttccctcattcatTTCCTTTTTGCActgttttgagaactgcctcctccttgACAGAGGAGAGTTTTATTACAAGAATCCAGATAAAATCTAGGCTCCAGCCTGGGAAACTGTCGCTGCAGTTTCACATCTTTATTATCTTTCTTATAATTTTTCATGtcttgacttgtctaaagaacactggctgtaaaagtgagaaTTTAGACATGTTATATTAAAGGGTACCGATATGTATATAACATATGTATTCTGTTCTTTTGTCTTTGATATTTTAAGTATTTACATCATGTCGTATCATTTTGTTCACACTGCAggttaaaagggaaaaaaatttgaaatttgacaATACAgaagttacaaattttttaacTTGATGTTGTGATATGAATGTAAATGTATAAAAGCTCAAGGGTTCCCAGCCTTTTTCTGCTGTGAAGCGTACAGAATGACGGTGTGTACTCTACGTGCTGCTCTGTGTGATGTTCTACCTGTTTTTAGTATCTCACTTCTCCTTTCTTACTGACTGAATGATGTCATTCCCTTTTAGAAGAACCGTGCAGACTGACATGTTGTTTCAGGCTACAACAGCAGTGATGTCTTTTTAACCATTATTGTTTCATCTCAACTCCACTCTGGTGGTGTTCAGAGGAAAAATCACATTGGCTTGTAGAGCCAATAGAATCcatttaattttttgttgttgttgttgtttattatttTCTTCCTGCATAAAATTAATCAGAtttctatgtatttatttatttttgtcatagtGACTCTGACTCAGATGCTGACAGTTTCTATGGAACCATTGAGAAGCCCATGGATATTCATCACACTGTGGATAACACAGAAGATGGTATGAATGCATTACCAAgaatacacacgcatgcacgcatgcgcacacacacacacacacacataccaaaaCACTTACATGCCCAGTTGTCACTTTTTTGTGTGCAGATTACATTGaagaggatgatgaagatgaagaagACTATGTGAAACCAGACAGTGACAGCGAGTCAACATCTACAGGTGTGTTGAAAAAGTGTGAATGACTATATACAGTTTTTTTGTGTACTTTTGTGTGAACTAATTTGATCTAAACCAAACCACAAGTTCACTtcaggtttcttttttttctttctttcttttttttactgtctATGCAACATGAAATCTGAGCCAAACTGTGGTGCAGGGTGCAAAAGGGCCCGATTAAGATGCGCTGGCGTGTCCATGGACCCCAGTTGGTTACAATGTGtgaagaaaatatatttatttaagaTTTATCTACACTGTTTTTCAAATGTATTGAGGACAAATTAGTTCTATCTTACATTAGTTTGTATGTATAATCCACTTTAAACAAGAGACCAATCACATGTCCCCTTTCTCTCTATCTCAGGCAAGCCTACAGGGCCTCCTCCCTCATACCCTCCTCCCCCAGTCCCTGCACCATTTCAGCTCCACCAGGATGCCAGTCCAGTTTTCCACAGAGGTCTGCCTCCTCCAGTTCCATCACACAACAAAACAGCAACCAGCTCACTCCCCAAAAAACCACCGTCTCCTCACGCCCctgcctccatccaggacttctcCAACAAAGGTCCGCCTCCACCTCTCCCGTTTGCCCCTCACCTGAAGAACTCCTCTCCCAcacctcctccaccacctcctcCCAATGCAAAGAGACTTCTCAAGAGCAGAGGGTCCACAGTGTCTGAATCAGGAATCACCAAGAAAGACCAGAGGTCTCTGCCGGCCATATTTGTCCAATCTCCTGCTACTCTGCCCATCTGCAACCAATTAGAGACCAGGATGGTCCTTAATGGCCCCGCCCACTGCTCACTTAACCAGGATGAGACCATCAATCATCGTAGCAAGTTTGGTTCCTTGATGCCCCCAGATGATGGAGGGCCAAATCATGGACCTAGACCTGGGATATCCACCCCCCTGGCCAAACCCCAGACCCCCCCAAACAACCCTCCCCCATCTCCTGCACCTATAACTGGATTTTACAATAAACCGTTGATCCCCAAGCCTCCTTCACCAGCATTCAAACCCGAACTGCCTGCAGCCAAGTCCAAACTACTTCAGTAAGTttgactcagacacacacacacacacacagaactggAAAAGCTTCCACGGTCGTGCATTTGTTCCAGGATAGGTCCAAACTTTCACCAAAGTGCTTTAAAAGACCTGCTATGAAGATGCCCAGGGATGGATCTTGCTTCAGGTGAATCGGTGCGGGTTAGAGGGTGGAATCTGGGCATGCCAAAAATCTGGGCCTTTTCTCTGTATTCTAAGGCAAGCTGGGATGCTAAATACTACCTCTCCAGTTGTCATTTTTAATAcacagttttcttttttaaacactggaaatttAATTCAGCGTGCAGCAGCATTCATCAATCATCTTGTGCATGCAAGACTTTTCCCATATGTTGTCACACATTTGGCCAGTGGCTTTTGGTAGATGCACCCCCAAATTTTataattaaaatttaaaatgttcctTACAGTCCAATGCTACatatacaatttttttcttgttcaCAACTGTACGTTGTTCCTGTCAGGAGAAATTATGTCCTTCTGTATGTCCTTCTGGCAAATTTTCATCTTGAAACTGAAGAACtgtaaaaatctcaaaatttaaatttttatacattattacTTGGAGGTAAAAGCTCTGCATGCCAAAAGATCATGCAGTTCTGAAATTTATGAATGCCTTtttcactgaattttgggtttcaagtagggaatataccagaagccctgaaatgctcacatcacccactagatggcgagaaaagctgctcaaatgtgtggcaaagtctcgactgtttattcatttgagaagttaatttTTAGCTAAAATAAGATCTGCTTATGGTTGTGTCCCTGATCTTATGGCAACGTGTTTTTGGACAAACCTTTCTTTTGTAATTGTTGATTTCTTGCTGAAGGTGATTGTGTTGTTCACAATGATCAGCGATGTCAATGATTCATGCCATAAACAAAATAAGAACATATATCAGCAAATTATTTCTTACATCAGATCAAGAAAGCAGAAAATTGTCCTGTAAAGTTAAAAAAGGCACATTATTAACCACATTTTCCTGTCAGAAGAGCgccccctgaaggtcagagcttcAGGTCACCTGGAGAAGAGAAACCTGCAGACACCAAGATGAAACAGGCTTTGTTGAAACATTTCAAAGAAGACGATTCTGACGACGACTATGAGAATGTAAGAGCTTCCACACGGGTGTTTCTACAGATGAATGAGCTCGACTCCACTAATGAGACTGAAAATAAACCAAAATGTTTTCAACTTTATTTCACTTTCTTCCTGACTGCTCGAGTCAACAACACACTTTATCTCTAAAGCACAGTTCTTAAAAAATATCAGAATTTTAAATTAAAATGACAAGAATACGTATTAGAGCACATACCTTACACAATCTTGTACTGTTGAAGTATTTCcttggctccacccctttatct is a window of Thalassophryne amazonica chromosome 17, fThaAma1.1, whole genome shotgun sequence DNA encoding:
- the sh3bp2 gene encoding SH3 domain-binding protein 2 isoform X2, with the translated sequence MSTDMSAAPLRKKQSFPRSPKPSVRMCVQEQRSILTMLSPDLCCWPVPMRAIGAQNLLTMPGGVSIAGYLHKKGGSQFSLKKWPLRYIIIHRGCIYYFKSSTSQSPQGAFSLNGYNRVMRAAEETTSSNVFPFKIIHFSKKHRTWFLSAASEDERRKWMRFLRREIDHYNDRKEAQIPSDSDSDADSFYGTIEKPMDIHHTVDNTEDDYIEEDDEDEEDYVKPDSDSESTSTGKPTGPPPSYPPPPVPAPFQLHQDASPVFHRGLPPPVPSHNKTATSSLPKKPPSPHAPASIQDFSNKGPPPPLPFAPHLKNSSPTPPPPPPPNAKRLLKSRGSTVSESGITKKDQRSLPAIFVQSPATLPICNQLETRMVLNGPAHCSLNQDETINHRSKFGSLMPPDDGGPNHGPRPGISTPLAKPQTPPNNPPPSPAPITGFYNKPLIPKPPSPAFKPELPAAKSKLLQAPPEGQSFRSPGEEKPADTKMKQALLKHFKEDDSDDDYENVQLPDSVFIDTTETCFIEKLFRECSATPQDGLYAIRNSGTKTSKVLVVLDVSIGKARNYRLFEEGGHIFLDSDVTFPTLSALIEHYHSHPLPHHCTLCLQRPYTKMLNN
- the sh3bp2 gene encoding SH3 domain-binding protein 2 isoform X3; translated protein: MLSPDLCCWPVPMRAIGAQNLLTMPGGVSIAGYLHKKGGSQFSLKKWPLRYIIIHRGCIYYFKSSTSQSPQGAFSLNGYNRVMRAAEETTSSNVFPFKIIHFSKKHRTWFLSAASEDERRKWMRFLRREIDHYNDRKEAQIPSDSDSDADSFYGTIEKPMDIHHTVDNTEDDYIEEDDEDEEDYVKPDSDSESTSTGKPTGPPPSYPPPPVPAPFQLHQDASPVFHRGLPPPVPSHNKTATSSLPKKPPSPHAPASIQDFSNKGPPPPLPFAPHLKNSSPTPPPPPPPNAKRLLKSRGSTVSESGITKKDQRSLPAIFVQSPATLPICNQLETRMVLNGPAHCSLNQDETINHRSKFGSLMPPDDGGPNHGPRPGISTPLAKPQTPPNNPPPSPAPITGFYNKPLIPKPPSPAFKPELPAAKSKLLQRAPPEGQSFRSPGEEKPADTKMKQALLKHFKEDDSDDDYENVQLPDSVFIDTTETCFIEKLFRECSATPQDGLYAIRNSGTKTSKVLVVLDVSIGKARNYRLFEEGGHIFLDSDVTFPTLSALIEHYHSHPLPHHCTLCLQRPYTKMLNN
- the sh3bp2 gene encoding SH3 domain-binding protein 2 isoform X1, producing the protein MSTDMSAAPLRKKQSFPRSPKPSVRMCVQEQRSILTMLSPDLCCWPVPMRAIGAQNLLTMPGGVSIAGYLHKKGGSQFSLKKWPLRYIIIHRGCIYYFKSSTSQSPQGAFSLNGYNRVMRAAEETTSSNVFPFKIIHFSKKHRTWFLSAASEDERRKWMRFLRREIDHYNDRKEAQIPSDSDSDADSFYGTIEKPMDIHHTVDNTEDDYIEEDDEDEEDYVKPDSDSESTSTGKPTGPPPSYPPPPVPAPFQLHQDASPVFHRGLPPPVPSHNKTATSSLPKKPPSPHAPASIQDFSNKGPPPPLPFAPHLKNSSPTPPPPPPPNAKRLLKSRGSTVSESGITKKDQRSLPAIFVQSPATLPICNQLETRMVLNGPAHCSLNQDETINHRSKFGSLMPPDDGGPNHGPRPGISTPLAKPQTPPNNPPPSPAPITGFYNKPLIPKPPSPAFKPELPAAKSKLLQRAPPEGQSFRSPGEEKPADTKMKQALLKHFKEDDSDDDYENVQLPDSVFIDTTETCFIEKLFRECSATPQDGLYAIRNSGTKTSKVLVVLDVSIGKARNYRLFEEGGHIFLDSDVTFPTLSALIEHYHSHPLPHHCTLCLQRPYTKMLNN